In Callithrix jacchus isolate 240 chromosome 18, calJac240_pri, whole genome shotgun sequence, one DNA window encodes the following:
- the BGLAP gene encoding osteocalcin produces the protein MRALTLLPVLALAALCIAGQAGAKPSNAESSKGAAFVSKQEGSEVVKRPRRYLYQWLGVPPPYPDPLEPRREVCELNPDCDELADHIGFQEAYRRFYGPV, from the exons ATGAGAGCCCTCACACTGCTCCCCGTGCTGGCCCTGGCCGCACTTTGCATCGCTGGCCAGGCAG GTGCGAAGCCCAGCAATGCAGAGTCCAGCAAAGGTGCAG CCTTTGTGTCCAAGCAGGAGGGCAGCGAGGTGGTGAAGAGACCCAGGCGCTACCTGTATCAATGGCTGGG AGTCCCACCCCCTTACCCGGAtcccctggagcccaggagggaggtgtGTGAGCTCAACCCGGACTGTGATGAGCTGGCTGACCACATCGGCTTCCAGGAGGCCTATCGGCGCTTCTACGGCCCGGTCTAG
- the PAQR6 gene encoding membrane progestin receptor delta isoform X2, with protein MLSLKLPQLLRVHQVPRVFWEDGIMSGYRRPTSSALDCVLSSFQMTNETVNIWTHFLPTWYFLWRLLALAGGPGFRAEPYHWPLLVFLLPACLYPFASCCAHTFSSMSPRARHICYFLDYGALSLYSLGCAFPYAAYSMPASWLHGPLHQFFVPSAALNSFLCTGLSCYSRFLELESPGLSKVLRTAAFTYPFLFDNLPLFYRLGLCWGRGHSCGQEALSTSHGYHLFCALLTGFLFASHLPERLAPGRFDYIGHSHQLFHICAVLGTHFQLEAVLADMGSRRAWLATQEATLGLAGTVATLVLVVAGNVLIIAAFTVTLLRAPSTCPLLQGGPLEGGTQAKQQ; from the exons atgctcagtctcAAGCTGCCCCAACTTCTTCGAGTCCACCAGGTCCCCAGG GTGTTCTGGGAAGATGGCATCATGTCTGGCTACCGCCGCCCCACCAGCTCGGCTTTGGACTGTGTCCTCAGCTCCTTCCAGATGACCAACGAGACGGTCAACATCTGGACTCACTTCCTGCCCACTTG GTACTTCCTGTGGCGGCTCCTGGCGCTGGCGGGCGGCCCTGGCTTCCGCGCGGAGCCGTACCACTGGCCGCTGCTGGTCTTCCTGCTGCCCGCCTGCCTCTACCCCTTCGCGTCGTGCTGCGCGCACACCTTCAGCTCCATGTCGCCCCGCGCGCGCCACATCTGCTACTTCCTGGACTACGGTGCGCTCAGCCTCTACAGCCTGG GCTGCGCCTTCCCCTACGCCGCCTACTCCATGCCGGCCTCCTGGTTGCACGGACCCCTGCACCAGTTCTTTGTACCCTCCGCCGCACTCAACTCCTTCCTGTGCACCGGCCTCTCCTGCTACTCCCG tttcCTGGAGCTGGAAAGCCCTGGGCTCAGTAAGGTCCTCCGCACAGCAGCCTTCACCTATCCCTTCCTGTTCGACAACCTACCTCTCTTCTATCGG CTTGGGCTGTGCTGGGGCAGGGGCCACAGCTGTGGGCAGGAGGCCCTGAGCACCAGCCATGGCTACCACCTCTTCTGCGCACTGCTTACTGGCTTCCTCTTCGCCTCCCACCTGCCCGAAAGGCTGGCACCAGGACGCTTTGACTACATTG GCCACAGCCACCAGCTATTCCACATCTGTGCAGTGCTGGGTACCCACTTCCAGCTGGAGGCAGTGCTGGCTGATATGGGATCTCGCAGAGCCTGGCTGGCCACACAGGAAGCCACCCTGGGCCTGGCGGGCACagtggccacactggtcttggtGGTAGCCGGGAACGTACTCATCATTGCTGCATTCACAGTCACCCTGCTTCGGGCCCCTAGTACATGCCCTCTGTTGCAGGGTGGCCCACTGGAGGGGGGTACCCAGGCCAAACAACAGTGA
- the PAQR6 gene encoding membrane progestin receptor delta isoform X1 has product MLSLKLPQLLRVHQVPRVFWEDGIMSGYRRPTSSALDCVLSSFQMTNETVNIWTHFLPTWYFLWRLLALAGGPGFRAEPYHWPLLVFLLPACLYPFASCCAHTFSSMSPRARHICYFLDYGALSLYSLGCAFPYAAYSMPASWLHGPLHQFFVPSAALNSFLCTGLSCYSRFLELESPGLSKVLRTAAFTYPFLFDNLPLFYRAQPPAQLCPPALHPHQTPTHTHISAPEPSPPALLFLCQLGLCWGRGHSCGQEALSTSHGYHLFCALLTGFLFASHLPERLAPGRFDYIGHSHQLFHICAVLGTHFQLEAVLADMGSRRAWLATQEATLGLAGTVATLVLVVAGNVLIIAAFTVTLLRAPSTCPLLQGGPLEGGTQAKQQ; this is encoded by the exons atgctcagtctcAAGCTGCCCCAACTTCTTCGAGTCCACCAGGTCCCCAGG GTGTTCTGGGAAGATGGCATCATGTCTGGCTACCGCCGCCCCACCAGCTCGGCTTTGGACTGTGTCCTCAGCTCCTTCCAGATGACCAACGAGACGGTCAACATCTGGACTCACTTCCTGCCCACTTG GTACTTCCTGTGGCGGCTCCTGGCGCTGGCGGGCGGCCCTGGCTTCCGCGCGGAGCCGTACCACTGGCCGCTGCTGGTCTTCCTGCTGCCCGCCTGCCTCTACCCCTTCGCGTCGTGCTGCGCGCACACCTTCAGCTCCATGTCGCCCCGCGCGCGCCACATCTGCTACTTCCTGGACTACGGTGCGCTCAGCCTCTACAGCCTGG GCTGCGCCTTCCCCTACGCCGCCTACTCCATGCCGGCCTCCTGGTTGCACGGACCCCTGCACCAGTTCTTTGTACCCTCCGCCGCACTCAACTCCTTCCTGTGCACCGGCCTCTCCTGCTACTCCCG tttcCTGGAGCTGGAAAGCCCTGGGCTCAGTAAGGTCCTCCGCACAGCAGCCTTCACCTATCCCTTCCTGTTCGACAACCTACCTCTCTTCTATCGG GCCCAGCCACCCGCCCAGCTGTGCCCACCTGCGCTGCATCCTCACCAGACCCCGACACACACCCATATTTCTGCTCCGGAGCCCTCCCCACCAGCCTTGCTTTTCCTCTGCCAGCTTGGGCTGTGCTGGGGCAGGGGCCACAGCTGTGGGCAGGAGGCCCTGAGCACCAGCCATGGCTACCACCTCTTCTGCGCACTGCTTACTGGCTTCCTCTTCGCCTCCCACCTGCCCGAAAGGCTGGCACCAGGACGCTTTGACTACATTG GCCACAGCCACCAGCTATTCCACATCTGTGCAGTGCTGGGTACCCACTTCCAGCTGGAGGCAGTGCTGGCTGATATGGGATCTCGCAGAGCCTGGCTGGCCACACAGGAAGCCACCCTGGGCCTGGCGGGCACagtggccacactggtcttggtGGTAGCCGGGAACGTACTCATCATTGCTGCATTCACAGTCACCCTGCTTCGGGCCCCTAGTACATGCCCTCTGTTGCAGGGTGGCCCACTGGAGGGGGGTACCCAGGCCAAACAACAGTGA
- the PAQR6 gene encoding membrane progestin receptor delta isoform X3, whose product MSGYRRPTSSALDCVLSSFQMTNETVNIWTHFLPTWYFLWRLLALAGGPGFRAEPYHWPLLVFLLPACLYPFASCCAHTFSSMSPRARHICYFLDYGALSLYSLGCAFPYAAYSMPASWLHGPLHQFFVPSAALNSFLCTGLSCYSRFLELESPGLSKVLRTAAFTYPFLFDNLPLFYRLGLCWGRGHSCGQEALSTSHGYHLFCALLTGFLFASHLPERLAPGRFDYIGHSHQLFHICAVLGTHFQLEAVLADMGSRRAWLATQEATLGLAGTVATLVLVVAGNVLIIAAFTVTLLRAPSTCPLLQGGPLEGGTQAKQQ is encoded by the exons ATGTCTGGCTACCGCCGCCCCACCAGCTCGGCTTTGGACTGTGTCCTCAGCTCCTTCCAGATGACCAACGAGACGGTCAACATCTGGACTCACTTCCTGCCCACTTG GTACTTCCTGTGGCGGCTCCTGGCGCTGGCGGGCGGCCCTGGCTTCCGCGCGGAGCCGTACCACTGGCCGCTGCTGGTCTTCCTGCTGCCCGCCTGCCTCTACCCCTTCGCGTCGTGCTGCGCGCACACCTTCAGCTCCATGTCGCCCCGCGCGCGCCACATCTGCTACTTCCTGGACTACGGTGCGCTCAGCCTCTACAGCCTGG GCTGCGCCTTCCCCTACGCCGCCTACTCCATGCCGGCCTCCTGGTTGCACGGACCCCTGCACCAGTTCTTTGTACCCTCCGCCGCACTCAACTCCTTCCTGTGCACCGGCCTCTCCTGCTACTCCCG tttcCTGGAGCTGGAAAGCCCTGGGCTCAGTAAGGTCCTCCGCACAGCAGCCTTCACCTATCCCTTCCTGTTCGACAACCTACCTCTCTTCTATCGG CTTGGGCTGTGCTGGGGCAGGGGCCACAGCTGTGGGCAGGAGGCCCTGAGCACCAGCCATGGCTACCACCTCTTCTGCGCACTGCTTACTGGCTTCCTCTTCGCCTCCCACCTGCCCGAAAGGCTGGCACCAGGACGCTTTGACTACATTG GCCACAGCCACCAGCTATTCCACATCTGTGCAGTGCTGGGTACCCACTTCCAGCTGGAGGCAGTGCTGGCTGATATGGGATCTCGCAGAGCCTGGCTGGCCACACAGGAAGCCACCCTGGGCCTGGCGGGCACagtggccacactggtcttggtGGTAGCCGGGAACGTACTCATCATTGCTGCATTCACAGTCACCCTGCTTCGGGCCCCTAGTACATGCCCTCTGTTGCAGGGTGGCCCACTGGAGGGGGGTACCCAGGCCAAACAACAGTGA